One bacterium genomic window carries:
- a CDS encoding aspartate carbamoyltransferase catalytic subunit has translation MQLKSRHLLGLEGVDKEELTLILDTAESFKNVLAREIPKVPTLRGKTVVNFFYEPSTRTRFSFELAEKRLSADAVNFSKASSSVSKGEDLKDTIRNIEAMRIDFVVIRHSSPGAPHFISQCVDASVINAGDGAHEHPTQALLDMMTMRQKIGDLKGKRVVIVGDIMHSRVARSNIFGLKALGAEVGVCGPATLLPVAIEEMGVKVYPHIEDAMREADVLNILRIQLERQEGGLFPSLREYRALFGLTRERLSRLGKELLIMHPGPMNRGVEIDSEAADSMHSVILQQVTNGVAVRMAVLYLLSGGKGKFEGEENE, from the coding sequence ATGCAATTAAAAAGCAGACACTTGCTTGGGTTGGAGGGCGTTGATAAAGAGGAGTTGACTCTGATTCTTGATACTGCAGAATCATTTAAAAATGTACTTGCAAGAGAGATACCTAAGGTGCCGACATTACGCGGGAAAACCGTTGTAAATTTTTTTTACGAGCCTTCCACAAGAACACGTTTTTCTTTTGAACTGGCAGAGAAGAGGCTTTCCGCTGATGCTGTTAATTTCTCAAAAGCAAGTTCCAGCGTATCCAAGGGGGAAGATTTAAAAGATACAATTCGAAATATCGAAGCAATGAGGATAGATTTTGTTGTAATAAGGCACTCTTCACCCGGAGCGCCTCATTTTATTTCGCAATGCGTAGATGCTTCTGTTATAAATGCAGGGGACGGAGCGCATGAACATCCGACGCAGGCTCTGCTTGACATGATGACAATGAGGCAGAAGATTGGAGACCTTAAAGGCAAAAGAGTTGTGATTGTCGGTGATATTATGCACAGCCGTGTCGCAAGATCAAATATATTCGGATTAAAAGCCTTAGGTGCAGAAGTAGGTGTATGCGGTCCAGCGACACTCTTACCTGTTGCAATTGAAGAAATGGGGGTCAAAGTTTACCCTCATATAGAGGATGCTATGAGGGAAGCTGATGTCCTTAATATCCTTCGGATTCAGCTCGAGAGGCAGGAGGGTGGGCTCTTTCCCAGTTTGAGGGAATACAGAGCCCTTTTTGGTTTAACGAGAGAGCGGCTTAGCCGGTTGGGCAAAGAGCTGCTAATTATGCATCCCGGGCCAATGAACCGTGGTGTTGAAATTGACAGCGAAGCTGCTGACTCAATGCATTCTGTTATTCTTCAGCAGGTGACTAACGGAGTTGCAGTCAGAATGGCTGTTCTTTATCTTTTATCCGGAGGCAAGGGGAAATTTGAAGGAGAAGAAAATGAATAA